The following are encoded in a window of Penicillium oxalicum strain HP7-1 chromosome II, whole genome shotgun sequence genomic DNA:
- a CDS encoding Mitochondrial chaperone BCS1 has protein sequence MEPNDASHIASAAPSPTATDLILQQRTGALQAGPATVASAVPKGDGSLFSQITDNPLFTAGFGLGALGAGLTFAQRGVRHGAALLRRRMLVDVEISIKDDSYPWFLHWMTLYQQSQLNTARASTQTNGFVDRLLHKLTPGMRHLSIQTSKVEHSNGAIHTQFSLVPGPGKHILRYKNAFVFVNRVRESKSRDLQTGKPWETITLTTLYSQRHIFEDLFTEAHAYAAKSHEGKTTIYNSWGTEWRPFGNPRRKRPLESVVLDEGVSERIVDDVQDFISSSAWYHDRGIPYRRGYLLYGPPGTGKSSFIQALAGELDYDIAILNLSERGLTDDRLNHLLTIVPNRTLVLLEDVDAAFSNRRVQTDSDGYRGANVTFSGLLNALDGVASAEERIIFLTTNHVERLDEALVRPGRVDMTVRLGEVTRHQVGRLWDRFYEDIDPCGAQRKVFLDRLQQLGLIEDEHGNKTDRSKSTSAAALQGLFLYNKGNPEGAIAMAEGLTFSVHDEALEHGPNRND, from the exons ATGGAGCCAAATGATGCTTCCCATATAGCGTCTGCTGCTCCGTCGCCCACAGCGACGGATCTCATACTCCAGCAACGGACAGGGGCACTACAAGCTGGACCAGCGACAGTGGCTTCCGCGGTGCCGAAAGGTGATGGAAGCCTTTTCTCGCAGATCACGGATAACCCGTTATTTACGGCG GGATTCGGTCTCGGCGCTCTAGGTGCAGGTTTAACGTTTGCACAGCGAGGCGTTCGCCATGGCGCAGCTCTGTTGCGTCGTCGAATGCTGGTGGACGTAGAGATCAGCATCAAAGATGATTCGTATCCTTGGTTCCTTCATTGGATGACACTCTACCAGCAATCGCAGCTCAACACTGCTCGCGCGAGCACGCAGACTAATGGCTTCGTCGACCGTCTCCTTCACAAACTGACCCCCGGCATGCGTCATCTCTCCATTCAAACATCAAAAGTGGAACACTCCAACGGAGCCATTCACACACAATTCTCGCTGGTACCAGGACCTGGAAAGCACATTCTTCGCTACAAGAACGCGTTTGTGTTTGTGAATCGAGTGCGAGAGTCAAAATCCCGAGATCTCCAAACAGGCAAGCCGTGGGAAACCATCACCCTTACCACTCTCTACTCGCAACGACACATCTTCGAAGACCTATTTACCGAAGCACACGCCTACGCCGCTAAATCACACGAGGGCAAAACTACAATTTACAACAGCTGGGGGACTGAATGGCGGCCGTTCGGCAACCCTCGACGCAAGCGCCCGCTGGAATCTGTGGTTCTGGATGAAGGCGTCTCTGAGCGcattgttgatgatgttCAAGACTTCATTTCAAGTTCTGCCTGGTATCACGATCGTGGGATTCCTTATCGCCGTGGGTATCTTCTCTATGGGCCGCCGGGGACGGGAAAGAGCTCCTTCATACAAGCTCTTGCCGGAGAACTGGACTATGATATTGCCATTCTCAACCTCAGTGAGCGTGGCTTGACCGACGATCGATTGAACCATCTCCTGACCATTGTGCCGAATCGGACGTTGGTTCTTCTGGAAGACGTGGACGCTGCTTTTTCAAATCGTCGGGTTCAGACTGATTCTGACGGCTATCGTGGCGCTAACGTTACTTTCTCCGGCTTACTCAACGCACTGGATGGCGTTGCCAGTGCCGAGGAACGTATTATCTTCCTCACCACCAATCATGTCGAGCGTTTAGACGAAGCTCTCGTGCGACCGGGGCGCGTAGATATGACAGTGCGCCTTGGCGAAGTGACGCGCCACCAAGTCGGTCGCCTATGGGATCGTTTCTACGAAGATATTGATCCGTGCGGAGCTCAACGCAAGGTTTTCCTCGATCGCCTCCAGCAGCTTGGTCTCATCGAAGACGAACACGGGAACAAGACTGATCGGTCAAAGAGCACGAGCGCCGCCGCTCTCCAAGGCCTGTTTTTGTACAACAAGGGTAATCCGGAGGGGGCGATTGCCATGGCAGAAGGGCTTACCTTTTCGGTCCACGACGAGGCCTTGGAACATGGCCCGAATCGGAATGACTAG
- a CDS encoding PRKR-interacting protein 1, whose product MSEPGPESVPTSADPRSKRPTKRRAVTPLSEQANQIESLFKDPSKEIRLPSAPKERTSSSLAPPPEIVANVQGSSAGAGSGEFHVYKASRRREYERLRLMQSEVEKEKGDAEWEKQREEAKRKDLEKTEKNRRRREKKRAARTGNKKDGSSGTMENEKSSFRGPLPPNPDMDQGVEGMDGVTSAEVPGVIIHDED is encoded by the coding sequence ATGTCCGAGCCCGGCCCCGAATCAGTTCCAACTAGTGCCGACCCCCGAAGCAAGCGGCCGACCAAGCGCCGTGCAGTCACGCCTCTCTCGGAGCAGGCAAACCAGATTGAGAGTCTGTTCAAAGATCCCTCCAAGGAGATCAGATTACCCAGCGCGCCAAAAGAGCGCacgtcttcttccctcgcgCCGCCTCCGGAGATTGTGGCGAATGTCCAGGGTTCCTCGGCGGGTGCGGGGTCCGGAGAGTTCCATGTCTACAAGGCCAGTCGGCGACGTGAATACGAACGTCTGCGGCTAATGCAATCGGAAgtcgagaaggaaaaaggcGACGCCGAGTGGGAGAAACAAAGGGAGGAAGCGAAGCGTAAAGATCTcgagaagaccgagaagaatcGGCGGCGGCGCGAGAAAAAGCGGGCGGCACGGACTGGGAACAAGAAGGATGGTAGCAGCGGGACGATGGAGAACGAAAAGTCATCATTTAGAGGACCATTGCCTCCGAATCCAGACATGGACCAGGGCGTCGAAGGCATGGACGGTGTGACGTCTGCCGAGGTTCCGGGGGTGATCATTCACGACGAGGATTGA
- a CDS encoding T-complex protein 1 subunit gamma translates to MNLLQAVLTESEVYDAQLNTTSSVNLRRAWRIHVAERLSASLNLRRGVSGSFLFSRLALFSLTQLARLGGLLSGSGPCRASIVRHVYSNPSARMMGSTTTGVLYTLSVASSPVRPAPNDASAKSHHASSGFRNPWDSWTDITMKVPAEILMRRITGKANVPNTAGPTVTVCKPAFLPSRDTPRLRATWLGHACYYVEFPGGLRVLFDPVLEEHCGPYNLLGPKRFTDAPCKIGDIPIIDAVFISHNHYDHLSYTGVMEIAKRHPNCHFFVPLGVKTWFQSCGITQVTELDWWDEREITLSPTGNEEARVGVTENAASVAAGIKARIGFLPCQHATARTPFDRQRTLWGSWAIESGGKHVYFTGDTGYRSVPKLPEGEDDHDPKYDELPTCPAFKQVGEFRGPFDLGLIPIGAYAPRHMFSSVHVDPHEAVQIFRETRCKRALGMHWGTWVLTEEDVLEPPEKLKAALRSSGGNEYGAPHSRELVDGVLLIRRLDTNAGDRQVGRRAQLSNITAAKTVADIIRSCLGPKAMLKMLLDPMGGIVLTNDGHAILREIEVSHPAAKSMIELSRTQDEEVGDGTTTVIILAGEMLAQALPQLERNIHPVVIISAFKRALADALQIIEEVSVPVDIHDDKAMYTLIQSSIGTKFVSRWSDLMCGLALRAVRTVSFDIGGGKQEVDIKRYARIEKVPGGQIEDSEVIDGVMVNKDITHPKMRRRIENPRILLLDCPLEYKKGESQTNIEVSKEDDWNRILQIEEEQVKQMCEAIVAFKPDVVITEKGVSDLAQHYFVKANITAIRRVRKTDNNRIARATGATIVNRVDDIQESDIGTQCGLFEIEKIGDEYFTFMRKCKSPKACTILLRGPSKDIINEIERNLQDAMAVARNVIFHPRLSPGGGAIEMAVSVKLGQLARSIEGVQQWPYKAIADAMEVIPRTLAQNAGASPIRVLTRLRAKHVEGHNTWGLDGESGNLVDMKEYGVWEPEAVKLQSIKTAIESACLLLRVDDICSGKSAQQAGGVGGGEE, encoded by the exons ATGAACCTGCTCCAAGCAGTCTTGACC GAGTCGGAGGTTTATGATGCCCAATTAAACACGACCTCATCCGTCAACCTGCGCCGGGCATGGAGGATCCATGTGGCCGAACGCTTATCGGCGAGTCTCAACCTCCGACGCGGAGTTAGCGGaagcttcctcttctcccgTCTGGCCCTGTTTTCCTTGACGCAACTGGCTAGGCTTGGTGGCTTGCTTTCCGGCTCTGG GCCATGTCGAGCATCAATTGTTCGGCACGTCTACTCCAATCCATCCGCGCGCATGATGGGCTCGACTACCACAGGCGTCCTTTACACTCTGAGCGTGGCCAGCTCGCCCGTGAGACCAGCTCCAAATGATGCGTCGGCGAAAAGTCACCATGCCTCGTCTGGCTTCAGAAATCCTTGGGA CTCGTGGACGGATATCACGATGAAAGTCCCCGCCGAAATTCTCAT GCGGCGCATCACAGGCAAAGCAAACGTCCCAAATACAGCTGGTCCGACTGTCACTGTTTGCAAACCCGCCTTCCTTCCAAGTCGGGACACTCCCCGACTCCGCGCAACCTGGCTCGGACATGCATGCTATTACGTCGAGTTTCCTGGCGGGCTGCGCGTGCTGTTTGACCCCGTCTTAGAAGAACATTGTGGTCCATACAACCTGCTCGGCCCAAAGCGATTTACCGACGCACCTTGCAAGATTGGTGATATCCCCATCATTGATGCTGTCTTTATATCCCACAATCATTACGACCATCTGTCCTACACTGGTGTCATGGAAATCGCTAAGCGACACCCGAATTGCCACTTCTTTGTTCCTTTGGGAGTGAAGACGTGGTTCCAGAGCTGTGGTATCACCCAGGTCACTGAGCTTGACTGGTGGGATGAGCGGGAAATCACCCTCTCTCCAACTGGAAATGAGGAGGCCAGGGTCGGAGTCACAGAAAATGCGGCTTCGGTTGCGGCGGGTATCAAAGCACGCATTGGCTTCTTGCCATGCCAGCATGCTACCGCCAGAACTCCCTTTGATAGGCAACGAACACTCTGGGGATCTTGGGCCATTGAGTCGGGTGGCAAGCATGTCTACTTTACAGG GGACACAGGGTACCGATCTGTTCCAAAATTGCcagaaggggaagatgaCCATGATCCGAAGTACGATGAGCTTCCCACTTGCCCTGCTTTCAAGCAGGTTGGTGAGTTCCGCGGTCCGTTCGATTTGGGCCTGATCCCAATTGGGGCATATGCGCCGCGCCATATGTTCAGCTCTGTACATGTCGATCCACATGAAGCAGTACAGATCTTCCGAGAGACAAGGTGTAAAAGGGCGCTAGGAATGCATTGGGGTACCTGGGTCCTCACGGAAGAGGATGTCCTAGAACCACCagagaagctcaaggccgCTCTCC GCTCCAGTGGTGGTAATGAGTATGGTGCCCCTCACTCCCGTGAATTGGTCGACGGTGTTTTGCTAATCCGCCGACTAGACACCAATGCCGGTGACCGCCAGGTCGGTCGCCGCGCGCAGCTATCTAACATCACTGCTGCCAAAAC AGTTGCGGATATCATTCGATCATGTCTGGGACCCAAAGCCATGCTGAAGATGCTGTTGGACCCAATGGGCGGTATTGTGCTTACAAACGACGGTCACGCAATTCTCCGTGAGATCGAAGTTTCACACCCTGCTGCGAAGAGCATGATCGAGCTCAGTCGGACCCAAGACGAGGAGGTTGGAGATGGAACCACAACGGTCATTATCCTGG CCGGTGAAATGCTTGCGCAGGCTCTCCCTCAATTAGAACGCAACATCCACCCagtcgtcatcatctccgcctTCAAGCGTGCTCTGGCCGACGCCCTTCAGATCATCGAAGAGGTTTCTGTGCCCGTCGATATTCATGACGACAAGGCGATGTACACTCTTATCCAGTCTTCTATTGGCACAAAGTTCGTGTCCCGATGGTCGGACTTGATGTGTGGCTTGGCTCTCCGTGCGGTGCGGACAGTCTCCTTTGACATTGGCGGTGGTAAGCAGGAGGTGGACATCAAGCGGTATGCCCGCATTGAAAAGGTCCCCGGTGGTCAAATTGAGGACTCCGAGGTCATCGACGGTGTCATGGTGAACAAGGATATTACCCACCCcaagatgaggaggagaattGAGAACCCGCGCATCTTGCTGCTCGACTGCCCCTTGGAGTACAAGAAGGGCGAGTCCCAAACCAACATCGAGGTCTCCAAAGAAGACGATTGGAACCGTATCCTTCAaattgaggaggagcaagTCAAGCAGATGTGTGAGGCCATCGTGGCCTTCAAGCCTGATGTGGTGATTACCGAGAAGGGTGTCTCTG ACCTAGCACAGCATTACTTTGTCAAGGCCAACATTACCGCCATCCGCCGCGTGCGAAAGACTGACAACAACCGTATCGCCCGTGCTACCGGCGCCACCATCGTTAACCGGGTTGACGACATCCAGGAGTCGGATATCGGTACTCAGTGCGGACTctttgagattgagaagatCGGTGACGAGTATTTCACATTCATGCGCAAGTGCAAGTCTCCAAAGGCCTGCACCATCCTGCTCCGTGGCCCGTCCAAGGACATTATCAACGAGATTGAGCGTAACCTTCAGGACGCCATGGCGGTCGCTCGGAACGTCATTTTCCACCCCCGCTTGTCCCCCGGCGGTGGTGCTATCGAGATGGCTGTCTCTGTGAAGCTTGGGCAACTGGCACGCTCCATTGAGGGTGTTCAGCAATGGCCGTACAAGGCTATTGCGGATGCCATGGAAGTTATCCCGCGGACGTTGGCCCAGAATGCCGGTGCAAGCCCCATTCGTGTGCTTACTCGTCTCCGTGCTAAGCACGTTGAGGGCCACAACACCTGGGGTCTCGATGGTGAGTCCGGCAACCTGGTGGATATGAAGGAATACGGCGTTTGGGAACCGGAAGCTGTCAAGCTTCAGAGCATCAAGACCGCCATTGAG TCTGCCTGCCTACTTCTCCGTGTCGATGACATCTGCAGTGGTAAGTCGGCGCAACAGGCTGGCGGTGTCGGTGGCGGCGAGGAGTAA